Proteins encoded in a region of the Cheilinus undulatus linkage group 8, ASM1832078v1, whole genome shotgun sequence genome:
- the znf576.2 gene encoding zinc finger protein 576.2 — protein sequence MDSEILNIEEIVMGRGLPDPPPEVPTEKPAEPYKPIALNGPPAASVQAYQHESLQCFQCFITFCSAKAKERHMKKSHREEYKQQLQQGNTLFTCYVCDRTFLSSEELTQHQPTHSKDDKPFKCVHCKECFKTFSELTAHRRQVCPERQMVCKDCHEIFRSAALLRTHRLTQHPRPDVEPAEQVEDPSKTHRCKKCGQGFETESELIAHQEKYPEGQQCNGSATPVKKRGRPAKTEDPAGAEKKGKRKKKDEAETPEEEVKASSTSESAEEKGKAGAAKRGRPSKAAAKSETEDKSPEDDGQASAKEKKPKVEPAPPRQHPCPECDLAFPGLIQLRAHKKEKHTPRKAHPCEECEESFARPEQLDAHMSRVHAVGRFACATCGKSFGRERTLKAHEKSHQEEKPENPSAKR from the exons ATGGACTCTGAAATTTTGAACATAGAAGAGATAGTGATGGGACGAGGACTCCCTGATCCACCCCCAGAGGTTCCTACTGAAAAGCCAGCTGAACCATATAAACCCATCGCTCTGAATGGACCTCCTGCTGCATCTGTTCAAGCCT ACCAGCATGAGAGTCTGCAGTGTTTCCAGTGCTTCATCACATTCTGCAGTGCCAAAGCCAAGGAAAGACATATGAAGAAAAGCCACAGGGAAGAGTACAAACAACAGCTCCAGCAG ggaAACACCTTGTTCACTTGTTATGTGTGTGATCGTACATTTCTGTCATCTGAGGAACTGACACAACACCAGCCAACACACAGCAAGGACGACAAGCCCTTCAAATGTGTTCACTGCAAGGAGTGCTTTAAAACCTTCTCTGAA TTGACGGCACACAGAAGACAGGTGTGTCCAGAGAGACAGATGGTATGTAAGGATTGCCATGAAATCTTCCGGAGTGCTGCACTGCTGCGTACTCATCGCCTTACCCAGCATCCACGTCCAGATGTAGAACCTGCAGAACAGGTAGAGGACCCTTCGAAAACCCATCGCTGTAAAAAATGTGGCCAGGGCTTTGAAACAGAGTCAGAGCTGATAGCGCACCAGGAGAAGTACCCAGAAGGTCAGCAGTGCAACGGCAGTGCTACACCTGTCAAGAAACGCGGACGGCCTGCCAAAACTGAAGACCCTGCTGGTGCTGAGAAAAAGGGAAAGCGGAAAAAAAAGGATGAGGCAGAAACGCCAGAGGAGGAAGTGAAGGCCAGCAGCACATCGGAGTCAGctgaggaaaaaggaaaagcaGGTGCAGCAAAGCGTGGGCGTCCATCTAAAGCTGCTGCAAAATCAGAAACAGAGGATAAGAGCCCTGAGGATGACGGTCAGGCTTCTGCTAAAGAAAAGAAACCTAAAGTGGAGCCGGCTCCGCCCCGTCAGCACCCCTGTCCTGAGTGTGACCTTGCATTCCCCGGTTTGATCCAGCTCCGAGCTCACAAGAAGGAGAAACACACCCCACGTAAAGCCCATCCGTGCGAAGAATGTGAGGAGAGCTTTGCCCGTCCTGAGCAGCTGGACGCTCACATGTCTCGAGTTCATGCTGTTGGGCGCTTTGCCTGTGCAACCTGCGGGAAGAGCTTTGGTCGTGAGCGCACCTTAAAAGCTCACGAGAAAAGCCACCAAGAGGAAAAGCCTGAAAACCCAAGTGCCAAGAGATAA
- the wu:fe05a04 gene encoding zinc finger protein 12: MSIEYTIDIQLTELGFTADTIYEQDTSTGESPSGSTSSVDSASPSHRPITRSAKLKQKLLASGHRPDDGKDACAVRRTSSRKRSAGDSSSSVSAPSSNHVKDEPGGGPEHPLPEQPITDPDKEQDLIIDRRKARRKGATKKQQDEEDDSGDSDVSGVYDEDEEEEDEEELNSEMGQSGDYSCSVCGLQLPSKFKLQDHMNLHTGARPYGCAECGKRFCQISSYRVHLRTHAKTEVERFQCRVCCKIYPCQEDLKHHLSISHFQDKYYECDLCKRVFVSLEACALHIKERMCMRTIKCEICSRHFSTQKQLVRHKKKTCSRNFRCTDCGETFAKKNALLKHSFSHLGLLPYTCVRCRCHFRLAKLYIQHKCEPERIHCVACLREFPSPKDFEQHKKDTGCWGNQEPKGDEIRCLECGQMFDTSEELKKHAGAHQRVLKCAECRKGFRSALLLMSHMGGHAGNSPCLCQSCGLGFPHQQNYDSHLKTCGQTPQPKSWDKKGQASNSSSSRTATLMPKLPSANSTTLNTKLQLSYSEAPIPKPQSLLSILNAKPPSSNPTWSNGKPESSNPRGFQEERHQSNQIKTKPESTVSALSAPIQVPHNPGLKSEDASDPTAGMWKLTLNKPLPPHAELVLFLPVSATQPDSLALSSVLAPTPPASAVMVQPQVALPLVSNKPLGVGATPRAAPNAPLDLFTHLKQFPNYEEPFDLSKKRKKSESTLGDVPPFSVKSEPEESEISANRFEEQALKNNNSDTYPEVKRIKMDPLDLSTSSGLMIDIKKETF, from the exons ATGTCCATTGAATACACCATTGACATCCAGCTAACTGAGTTGGGATTCACGGCTGATACCATCTATGAGCAGGACACCTCGACTGGAGAATCCCCGTCTGGCTCCACATCATCTGTTGACTCAGCCTCACCCAGTCACCGTCCCATCACACGTTCAGCCAAACTCAAACAAAAGCTACTGGCCTCAGGCCATCGGCCCGATGATGGCAAAGACGCATGTGCTGTCAGACGGACATCAAGCAGGAAAAGAAGTGCAGGAGACTCATCGTCATCTGTGTCAGCGCCAAGTAGCAATCATGTGAAAGATGAGCCAGGTGGAGGTCCTGAACAccctttacctgaacaaccgaTAACTGATCCAGATAAGGAGCAAGATCTCATAATTGATCGAAGAAAGGCTAGACGTAAGGGGGCAACAAAGAAGCAACAGGATGAGGAGGACGACTCTGGTGACAGCGATGTCTCAGGCGTGTATGACGAAgacgaagaggaggaggacgaggaaGAACTTAACAGTG AGATGGGCCAATCAGGTGACTACAGCTGCAGTGTTTGCGGTCTCCAGCTGCCCTCCAAATTCAAGCTTCAGGATCACATGAACCTGCACACTGGAGCTCGCCCCTACGGCTGTGCTGAATGCGGAAAGCGCTTCTGTCAGATTAGCAGCTACCGCGTCCATCTGCGCACACATGCCAAGACTGAGGTGGAACGCTTCCAGTGCCGTGTTTGTTGTAAGATTTACCCATGCCAGGAGGATTTGAAACACCATTTGTCCATTTCTCACTTTCAGGATAAATATTATGAGTGTGACCTGTGCAAACGTGTGTTTGTCTCTCTCGAGGCCTGTGCGTTACATATAAAGGAACGCATGTGTATGCGGACAATTAAGTGTGAAATATGTAGCCGTCATTTCTCCACTCAAAAGCAACTTGTACGCCATAAGAAGAAGACCTGCAGCCGCAATTTCAGGTGCACAGATTGCGGAGAGACCTTTGCCAAGAAGAATGCTCTTCTGAAGCACAGCTTCTCTCACCTCGGTTTGTTGCCTTACACCTGTGTGCGATGCCGCTGCCACTTTCGCCTGGCAAAGCTGTACATCCAACACAAGTGTGAACCTGAACGCATTCACTGTGTGGCGTGTCTGAGGGAGTTTCCCAGTCCAAAGGACTTTGAGCAGCACAAAAAGGACACAGGCTGTTGGGGCAACCAGGAGCCTAAAGGGGATGAGATAAGGTGTTTGGAGTGTGGGCAGATGTTTGACACATCAGAGGAGCTTAAAAAACATGCCGGGGCTCACCAGAGGGTGCTGAAATGTGCCGAATGTAGAAAAGGATTCCGATCGGCTTTGCTCTTAATGTCCCACATGGGTGGTCATGCTGGAAACTCACCATGCCTTTGTCAAAGCTGCGGACTGGGTTTTCCTCACCAGCAAAACTACGACAGTCACCTTAAGACCTGTGGACAAACACCCCAGCCTAAG agttGGGACAAGAAAGGCCAGGCCTCCAACAGCTCTTCATCCAGGACAGCAACACTCATGCCAAAACTCCCTTCAGCAAATTCAACAACACTTAACACAAAACTACAGTTGTCATATTCAGAAGCTCCCATCCCAAAACCGCAGTCTTTGCTATCCATATTAAATGCAAAACCACCCTCATCAAATCCAACATGGAGTAATGGAAAACCAGAATCATCAAACCCAAGAGGGTTCCAAGAAGAGCGGCaccaatcaaatcaaataaaaaccaaGCCTGAATCCACTGTTTCTGCATTATCTGCACCCATTCAGGTACCTCATAACCCTGGACTCAAGTCTGAAGATGCATCTGATCCAACAGCTGGAATGTGGAAGCTAACTCTCAACAAACCTCTTCCTCCACATGCTGAACTTGTGTTGTTTCTTCCCGTCTCTGCAACACAACCTGACAGCTTGGCACTCTCCTCTGTGTTAGCTCCGACCCCTCCAGCTTCAGCTGTGATGGTGCAGCCTCAAGTAGCTTTACCGCTTGTTTCAAATAAACCTCTTGGAGTGGGCGCAACCCCTAGAGCGGCACCAAATGCCCCCCTGGACTTGTTCACTCATCTTAAACAGTTTCCAAATTATGAGGAACCTTTTGATTTGTCCAAGAAGCGTAAAAAATCCGAGTCCACTCTGGGGGATGTACCTCCCTTTTCTGTCAAAAGTGAACCAGAAGAGTCAGAAATATCAGCTAATCGCTTCGAAGAACAGGCATTGAAAAACAATAATTCAGACACATACCCTGAAGTGAAGCGCATCAAAATGGACCCTTTGGATCTGTCCACATCCTCTGGACTAATGATTGACATCAAGAAGGAGACCTTCTAA